Proteins encoded in a region of the Triticum dicoccoides isolate Atlit2015 ecotype Zavitan chromosome 3A, WEW_v2.0, whole genome shotgun sequence genome:
- the LOC119268886 gene encoding protein IQ-DOMAIN 14-like, with protein sequence MGRAMRWLKRLLTGRKEAHGGGKEIHAATDWHDAAVKESTKRWSFMKQRKSGVDAGKRPSEPLAAALEVKPCRCAGGEQAGAREEKAAVVIQKAFRGYLARKALRALRSLVKLQALVRGYLVRKQAATTLHRLQALMRLQADSRAFKSASYRKSMEQERIVAQDARMRTPPAKPGHRRRLSDSTDSNYERSPRIVEMDTCHLRSRSSRMVSSGRYATDRSSGRLAPDVALPFSPRSVKQPPRLCTRREPVRLAKTAQNTPRFGGPDAPYTYDSPAKSVDGLAARPAWHRDLLASPRYMAGTASSAARLRCHSAPRQPEDAPRASLTQRDAGPRKSMCTRTQHGGLCFHSSDATHTRRSDLSHDAARDYYLDRMW encoded by the exons ATGGGGCGTGCCATGCGGTGGCTCAAGAGGCTGCTCACGGGCAGGAAGGAGGCGCACGGAGGCGGCAAGGAGATCCATGCCGCGACCGACTGGCATGACGCGGCGGTGAAGGAGTCCACCAAGAGATGGAGCTTCATGAAGCAGAGGAAGAGCGGGGTTGACGCCGGGAAGCGGCCCTCAGAGCCTCTCGCCGCCGCGCTGGAGGTGAAGCCATGCCGCTGTGCCGGCGGCGAGCAGGCGGGAGCACGCGAGGAGAAGGCGGCCGTCGTGATTCAGAAAGCCTTCAGAGGCTACCTG GCTAGGAAGGCGCTCCGCGCTCTCAGATCACTCGTCAAGCTGCAAGCTCTGGTCCGAGGCTACCTCGTGAGGAAGCAGGCGGCCACGACTCTGCACAGGTTGCAGGCGCTCATGCGGCTGCAGGCCGATTCCCGCGCATTCAAGAGCGCCTCCTACCGGAAATCCATGGAGCAG GAGAGGATCGTTGCGCAAGATGCTCGGATGAGGACGCCGCCGGCCAAGCCGGGGCACCGCCGGAGGCTGTCCGACAGCACAGACTCCAACTACGAGCGCAGCCCGCGGATTGTGGAGATGGACACGTGCCACCTCCGCTCCCGGTCCAGCCGGATGGTGAGCAGCGGCCGGTACGCCACCGATCGCtcgtccggccgcctcgccccggacGTGGCCCTGCCGTTCTCGCCGCGGTCTGTGAAGCAGCCCCCGCGGCTGTGCACCCGGCGTGAGCCCGTCAGGCTCGCCAAGACGGCGCAGAACACGCCCCGCTTCGGCGGGCCCGACGCGCCCTACACGTACGACTCGCCTGCCAAGAGCGTGGACGGGCTGGCGGCGCGGCCGGCCTGGCACCGGGACCTGCTCGCGAGCCCGCGGTACATGGCGGGCACGGCCTCGTCGGCGGCGAGGCTGCGGTGCCACAGCGCGCCCAGGCAGCCTGAGGATGCGCCGAGGGCGAGCCTGACCCAGCGGGATGCTGGGCCGAGGAAGTCGATGTGCACGCGGACGCAGCATGGCGGCCTCTGCTTCCACAGCTCGGATGCCACCCACACGCGCCGCTCCGACCTCAGCCACGACGCGGCAAGAGATTATTACTTGGACAGGATGTGGTGA